One region of Roseiconus lacunae genomic DNA includes:
- a CDS encoding BatA domain-containing protein, which yields MNFIQTGFLIGGVALAIPVLVHLLSRYQVRRVELGTMRFLQEVMQDGAQRRKIRRWLLLLTRLACVAALVMLFARPYLPEFVRRDGDRLRVILVDQSASMGMPGKNGRLIDDAVAKANEVASQLGTDAKILWAWFDSEVHPVDTESGRVSAPRGIVGGTDFLTALSWARDQVDAFPDSIADVVLISDLQQAGMASDLVETSTLAMPADVPVRVIDVGRVAASNLAVTAAMPTSTRTSPDQDTVINVTLFNYGTLPMEEIPMTGTAESGGRTVRLKKSINIPGEQAQELSFDFGTLQPGVWQFTFQLDVEDDLAIDNRRITAIEVGQPESVLVIDGGTQDEAVMGESFYVSAALRQSKTAAISAESEANAAPTAAQRFSPEVVYLFEDSLPDLRPTRYPLVVVANSASLPRVSIGRLERYVEAGGRLLVFAGEDSDQQDQTSDIWDGSALTPGQIGQVRSSGAMPFRVGQFDSSSSMLTLFADPQQGDLGRLAFNRILEVQPAELTSVLASFDDQLPALTQHKYGNGNVVWFLSSADASWGPWTTSPLYLPLVHQMAADLLHLTGEGKIRFRSIGNDRNLIASDARSPQITRVSTDASRSVVSSQLTFDRPGFESGDGGVLYVVNATAQESDTTRIPVDQFASHFKFTLAESDSGEVAKIVRDEHKRELWPWVAALAALLMLTEYFLANRTTA from the coding sequence ATGAATTTCATTCAAACCGGATTCTTGATCGGCGGGGTAGCACTCGCAATCCCAGTGCTGGTGCATTTGCTGAGCCGGTATCAAGTCCGTCGCGTCGAACTGGGCACGATGCGGTTCCTGCAGGAAGTGATGCAGGACGGTGCCCAGCGTCGCAAGATCCGACGTTGGCTATTGCTATTGACCCGCTTGGCATGTGTTGCCGCCCTGGTGATGTTGTTCGCGCGGCCCTATTTGCCGGAATTTGTTCGGCGTGATGGAGACCGATTGCGGGTTATCTTGGTCGATCAGTCTGCCAGCATGGGAATGCCCGGGAAGAACGGACGACTGATCGATGACGCGGTAGCCAAAGCAAATGAGGTTGCAAGTCAATTGGGGACCGACGCAAAGATCCTGTGGGCATGGTTCGATTCCGAAGTCCACCCGGTCGACACGGAGTCCGGGCGGGTCTCGGCACCTCGAGGGATCGTCGGGGGGACAGATTTTTTGACCGCTTTGAGCTGGGCTCGTGATCAGGTCGATGCGTTTCCCGATTCGATCGCCGATGTCGTGCTGATCTCGGATTTGCAGCAAGCGGGAATGGCCTCCGACCTCGTCGAAACATCCACGCTGGCTATGCCGGCCGATGTCCCGGTGCGAGTGATCGATGTCGGACGCGTCGCGGCGAGCAATCTGGCGGTGACAGCGGCGATGCCAACGTCAACGCGAACGTCCCCGGATCAGGACACGGTGATCAACGTAACGCTGTTCAATTATGGCACGTTGCCGATGGAAGAAATTCCGATGACCGGTACCGCAGAATCGGGGGGGCGGACGGTCCGCTTGAAAAAGTCAATCAATATTCCGGGCGAACAAGCGCAGGAATTGAGCTTTGATTTTGGCACCCTGCAACCGGGAGTGTGGCAGTTTACGTTTCAACTTGATGTCGAAGACGACTTGGCGATTGACAATCGACGGATCACGGCAATCGAAGTCGGACAGCCGGAATCTGTCTTAGTAATCGACGGCGGTACTCAAGACGAAGCGGTGATGGGAGAGAGTTTCTACGTCTCGGCGGCACTGCGACAATCCAAAACCGCCGCCATCTCGGCCGAGTCGGAAGCGAACGCCGCACCGACTGCGGCTCAACGGTTTTCACCCGAGGTGGTGTACCTATTTGAAGACTCGCTACCGGACCTTCGGCCGACACGCTACCCGCTGGTCGTCGTGGCAAACAGTGCATCGCTGCCTCGCGTTTCGATCGGACGATTGGAACGATATGTCGAAGCGGGGGGGCGCTTGCTGGTTTTCGCCGGCGAGGATTCCGATCAGCAGGATCAGACGTCTGATATCTGGGACGGGTCCGCGTTGACGCCAGGCCAAATCGGGCAAGTTCGTAGCAGCGGTGCGATGCCGTTTCGCGTCGGACAGTTTGATAGTTCGTCGTCGATGTTGACGTTATTTGCTGATCCACAACAGGGCGACTTAGGACGGCTGGCATTCAACCGGATATTGGAAGTGCAGCCCGCCGAACTGACATCCGTCTTGGCTTCCTTCGACGATCAGCTTCCCGCCTTGACCCAACACAAATACGGAAACGGCAACGTGGTTTGGTTTCTCTCAAGTGCCGATGCGAGTTGGGGACCTTGGACAACTAGCCCATTGTATTTGCCATTGGTCCATCAGATGGCGGCCGATCTATTGCATCTCACGGGCGAGGGGAAAATTCGCTTTCGATCGATCGGAAATGACCGCAATTTGATCGCCTCCGATGCGCGTTCGCCACAGATCACTCGTGTCAGTACCGACGCGTCTCGGTCGGTGGTGTCGAGCCAGCTGACGTTTGACCGTCCCGGATTCGAGAGCGGTGACGGCGGGGTTCTGTATGTCGTCAACGCCACCGCACAAGAGTCCGACACGACGCGGATCCCCGTCGATCAGTTTGCGTCCCACTTCAAGTTTACCCTTGCAGAATCGGACTCTGGCGAAGTCGCAAAAATCGTCCGCGATGAACACAAGCGTGAGTTGTGGCCGTGGGTGGCCGCGCTGGCTGCTTTATTGATGTTGACCGAATACTTTCTCGCCAATCGGACTACCGCATGA
- a CDS encoding coiled-coil domain-containing protein, with protein MNAPDVAYQVARQFAALRRRYLTVRLIALIGFAMAAVLLWLAVIAAIDFRWELSREIRQRSLLTGCVCIAVAAGWRLVMIMRQTRQRAFAGILERSFDDFGQRIRTVLDTVDGKVSGPFEMLRALGNQTLGRWDLAMPNRIVPMRLLQGGLVALGAMAALVAMLFFSGGDLRLALSRALGSNRPYTILEVTPGDVKVLEGTPVTVSLDLVGRTDREVVIRYREILPTDSTIASAEENADHHRESMSDWIESELLPEGDFSKDNDPSKDSGADPRRKRFALLLGEASVPIEYQFIAAGQSTKIFRIEIQPLIEVESLTVDVTPPAYTGLQPRLFDRNELTVLENSEVNVTIKLNHPLASTELLVGPKKSKLQPVELIPGDNPRIWTFALPTSATTRWTFSGAGLDGTPMDSISGRLGIRRDAAPAIRWNEPSDEIRVHTLAEVPMSVQVSDDYGLVESGIAFQIGGDDEYVLTDWIAQEDENDSTLAVKTRIKLSELLPLETFQLTERDYIAYYAYAIDNRPWGPHRTESDVRYIDIRPLRQFYREVDPMPNLGNGQNRVLVQLDELIRRERFIINRTRRLVREGVDLARELGTIDRLVKNQSELADLTRFLTEFFLSRGNDDVEALSQAESSMLQAADSLAAGELDLAFAQQQDALRSLVEARQTLEIILMNNMSPQQQRQLSRFARQLQQKLRRQRPQNEREIADTLRQIAGDQQRLTQVASQMASSSQAGGKAKNASVNPTNGNAGSNASPRDDDEATENAEGQSSDDRDADQSPESSEGDQADPTDADSTDAENGSDSSQVRPSGSGIEDTEPEQSETSDREMITERQIELLERLETVRDDLESRLQTSPLLATRMDEAMGSLDALVDQTRQEEMDSFATGGQVASDLLEEMSAQLEALSADEPVTRISSLRDLTAGMGMLERKLSGETMKSATTGTQPETDSDEQEVASQAIERSRQRLDARAETLNEVLSSQAEIGDIEMSEVNDRLRDFAEETEFLDLLAATKKSIEQIDASETEGRMAISDAANERSRDYIDAAQRLDRLYQQLVTPRLARLRQMEGQASQMANQMRNGSGGSAGEKAEMEAQMRQLAQELRDESLRELAEILEGGGGEEEIDPQSQSTAQEDQDPMLENERSSGIESLLNGTQSGGALPLTGTASGRLQVVAEELRRRIQQVILLEIAVDRDTPIPSEYRRAVDGYFRTLSSDQSRSTEMTEAASTGVGR; from the coding sequence ATGAACGCTCCAGATGTTGCTTATCAGGTCGCGCGGCAATTCGCGGCCCTTCGTCGAAGGTACTTGACCGTCCGGCTAATCGCATTGATTGGGTTTGCGATGGCCGCGGTACTGTTGTGGCTTGCGGTGATTGCGGCGATCGATTTTCGCTGGGAATTAAGTCGCGAAATTCGACAACGGTCTCTACTAACGGGATGTGTCTGCATCGCCGTTGCCGCGGGCTGGCGATTGGTAATGATCATGCGGCAAACGCGGCAACGCGCGTTCGCGGGCATCTTGGAACGCTCGTTCGATGACTTTGGCCAGCGGATTCGTACGGTACTCGACACCGTCGACGGAAAAGTATCCGGACCGTTTGAGATGTTACGAGCGCTCGGCAATCAAACGCTCGGGCGTTGGGATTTGGCGATGCCCAATCGGATCGTCCCGATGCGTCTATTGCAAGGCGGCTTGGTCGCCTTGGGAGCGATGGCGGCATTGGTCGCGATGCTGTTCTTCTCAGGTGGCGACCTGCGATTGGCTTTGTCGCGTGCCCTCGGTAGCAACCGCCCCTACACGATTTTGGAAGTTACCCCGGGTGATGTCAAAGTCTTGGAAGGTACCCCCGTGACGGTCTCGTTAGATTTGGTCGGCCGTACCGATCGCGAGGTCGTGATTCGTTACCGAGAAATTCTTCCCACCGATTCAACGATCGCGTCCGCGGAAGAGAACGCAGATCATCATCGTGAATCTATGTCCGATTGGATCGAATCAGAGCTACTGCCCGAGGGCGATTTTTCGAAAGACAACGATCCTTCGAAAGATTCCGGGGCCGATCCTCGACGAAAACGGTTTGCACTGCTGCTGGGCGAGGCAAGTGTGCCGATCGAATATCAATTCATTGCGGCCGGGCAATCAACCAAGATTTTTCGGATCGAGATCCAGCCACTGATCGAAGTCGAGTCGCTAACGGTTGATGTGACCCCGCCAGCATACACCGGATTGCAGCCCCGTCTCTTTGATCGCAATGAGCTGACGGTTCTGGAGAACTCGGAAGTCAATGTCACGATCAAACTCAATCATCCCCTCGCCTCGACCGAGCTTTTGGTTGGACCGAAAAAATCAAAGCTTCAGCCGGTAGAACTTATCCCAGGCGACAACCCTCGCATTTGGACGTTTGCGTTACCGACATCGGCAACGACACGCTGGACGTTTTCGGGCGCGGGGCTCGACGGAACGCCGATGGACTCGATCTCAGGGCGGCTAGGGATTCGGCGCGATGCGGCGCCAGCGATTCGCTGGAATGAACCCTCCGACGAAATTCGGGTTCACACCTTGGCCGAAGTCCCGATGTCGGTCCAGGTCTCTGACGACTACGGTTTGGTCGAATCCGGAATAGCGTTTCAAATCGGCGGTGACGACGAGTACGTGCTGACCGATTGGATTGCACAAGAAGACGAAAACGATTCCACCCTCGCCGTAAAGACACGCATCAAGTTGTCAGAGCTATTGCCTTTGGAGACCTTCCAGCTCACCGAGCGAGACTACATCGCCTACTACGCTTATGCGATTGACAACAGGCCTTGGGGACCACACCGAACAGAATCCGATGTTCGTTATATCGACATCCGGCCGCTCAGGCAGTTCTATCGTGAAGTCGACCCGATGCCCAACCTTGGCAACGGGCAAAACCGCGTTCTGGTTCAGCTTGATGAGCTTATCCGCCGCGAACGTTTCATCATCAATCGCACTCGGCGTCTCGTGCGCGAAGGCGTTGATTTGGCTCGAGAGCTCGGCACAATCGATCGTCTTGTCAAGAATCAAAGTGAGTTGGCTGACCTGACTCGGTTTCTGACGGAGTTCTTTTTGTCGCGTGGAAACGATGACGTCGAAGCATTAAGTCAGGCGGAATCGTCGATGCTACAGGCCGCCGATTCGCTGGCCGCCGGTGAACTCGATTTGGCGTTCGCTCAGCAACAAGACGCACTGCGGTCGCTGGTCGAGGCGCGGCAAACGCTCGAGATCATCTTGATGAATAACATGTCACCGCAACAGCAGCGGCAGCTCAGCCGATTCGCTCGACAGTTGCAACAAAAACTACGTCGCCAACGACCTCAGAACGAACGCGAAATCGCTGACACACTACGGCAAATCGCGGGCGACCAGCAAAGGCTGACACAAGTCGCCTCACAGATGGCAAGTTCATCGCAGGCGGGCGGCAAAGCAAAGAACGCGTCTGTCAATCCAACCAACGGGAATGCCGGTTCCAACGCTTCGCCGCGAGATGATGACGAAGCAACGGAGAACGCGGAAGGGCAGTCGAGTGATGACCGCGACGCCGACCAGTCACCGGAGTCGAGTGAGGGTGATCAAGCAGATCCCACCGATGCAGATTCCACCGATGCCGAAAACGGTTCCGATAGCTCACAAGTGCGGCCGTCTGGTTCGGGCATCGAAGATACCGAACCCGAGCAATCGGAGACTTCGGATCGCGAAATGATTACCGAACGCCAAATCGAACTGTTGGAACGTCTTGAGACCGTCCGTGACGATTTAGAATCTCGCTTGCAAACGTCGCCGTTGTTGGCGACTCGAATGGACGAGGCAATGGGCTCACTCGATGCCCTCGTTGATCAAACACGGCAAGAAGAAATGGATTCGTTTGCCACCGGCGGACAAGTCGCGAGCGATCTCTTGGAAGAAATGAGCGCGCAGTTGGAAGCCCTGTCGGCGGACGAACCGGTCACACGTATCAGTTCCTTGCGTGATTTGACCGCGGGCATGGGGATGTTAGAGCGAAAGCTCTCCGGCGAAACGATGAAGTCGGCGACAACCGGGACACAGCCGGAAACTGACTCGGACGAACAAGAGGTGGCTTCACAAGCAATCGAACGGTCGCGACAACGACTCGATGCGCGAGCCGAAACGCTTAACGAAGTCCTTTCAAGCCAAGCGGAAATCGGTGACATCGAAATGAGTGAAGTCAATGATCGTCTCCGTGACTTTGCCGAGGAGACAGAGTTTCTCGATCTTCTTGCCGCAACCAAGAAGTCGATCGAGCAGATTGATGCCAGCGAGACCGAGGGACGAATGGCGATCAGTGACGCGGCGAACGAACGGTCGCGAGACTACATCGATGCCGCGCAACGACTTGACCGACTTTACCAGCAACTGGTGACACCGCGTTTGGCCCGCCTGCGACAGATGGAAGGCCAAGCCTCACAAATGGCGAACCAGATGAGAAATGGGTCGGGCGGTTCGGCTGGCGAGAAGGCGGAAATGGAAGCCCAGATGCGTCAACTCGCACAGGAGCTTCGTGACGAAAGCCTACGTGAGTTGGCGGAGATCCTCGAAGGGGGCGGGGGCGAGGAAGAAATCGATCCGCAGAGCCAATCGACGGCTCAGGAGGATCAGGATCCGATGCTCGAAAATGAACGTAGTTCAGGAATAGAAAGTCTGTTGAATGGAACGCAGTCCGGCGGGGCGCTTCCCTTGACCGGTACCGCTTCAGGCCGATTGCAGGTGGTCGCCGAGGAATTACGCCGCCGTATTCAACAGGTCATCTTGCTGGAGATTGCGGTCGACCGTGACACGCCGATTCCTTCGGAATACCGCCGAGCCGTGGATGGCTACTTCCGAACACTTTCGTCGGATCAATCCCGGTCGACCGAGATGACAGAGGCGGCGTCGACGGGGGTGGGACGATGA
- a CDS encoding DUF1501 domain-containing protein, with translation MSVTRTFDRFSRRDLVRIAAASFGGICCSPWLPRLAKAAGGKRPPKACILLWMSGGPSQMETLSPKPGHGNGGPTRAISTAVPGIEVSENLPGLAKQMKDVAIIRSMKTREGDHGRATQLMLTGYRPMGGMTDYPVFGSMVSHRLKMDDHPLPGFVSIAPFQRGNLGAGFLGPDHSPLLVSGASNDPNTRANLTIENMDIAGGDTSVLAERQALLSMMRQGAPSTSTSAVKHASVYDQAMRMIESRGEGAFELDEEKPELRDAYGRNRFGQGCLLARRLVERGVPFVEVTLDQTAGSTWDSHLDNFNVVRSMCEVLDPAWSTLIDDLRQRKMLDSTMVVWMGEFGRTPRINPNSGRDHFPDAWSVALAGGAIAGGQSYGKTSKDGMEVIDNPVHANDLFATMLQGLGIDSWDSNMNGDRPIPLVDEGGTPVEELLG, from the coding sequence ATGTCGGTAACGCGAACATTTGATCGATTTTCTCGTCGCGATTTAGTTCGTATAGCGGCGGCATCGTTCGGCGGGATATGTTGTTCACCGTGGCTACCACGGTTGGCAAAGGCCGCCGGAGGTAAGCGTCCGCCTAAGGCGTGCATCCTGTTGTGGATGAGCGGTGGTCCCAGTCAGATGGAGACCCTTTCGCCAAAGCCAGGCCACGGCAACGGTGGTCCTACCAGGGCGATTTCAACCGCGGTGCCGGGTATCGAGGTCAGTGAGAACCTGCCCGGGTTGGCAAAGCAGATGAAGGATGTCGCGATCATTCGTTCGATGAAGACACGCGAAGGGGATCACGGCCGGGCGACTCAGTTGATGTTGACCGGTTATCGACCGATGGGCGGGATGACTGACTATCCCGTGTTTGGTTCGATGGTTTCGCATCGATTAAAAATGGACGACCATCCACTTCCCGGGTTCGTCTCAATCGCACCGTTTCAGCGTGGCAATTTGGGTGCCGGTTTTTTGGGACCGGATCATTCGCCGTTGCTGGTGTCCGGTGCGAGCAATGATCCGAATACACGGGCAAACCTAACGATCGAGAATATGGACATCGCCGGTGGCGACACGAGTGTGCTCGCCGAACGCCAGGCGTTGCTATCGATGATGCGTCAGGGAGCTCCTTCGACGTCGACTTCGGCGGTCAAGCATGCTTCGGTTTATGACCAAGCGATGCGGATGATCGAATCACGCGGCGAAGGTGCTTTCGAACTCGACGAAGAAAAACCGGAACTTCGTGACGCTTATGGTCGCAATCGTTTCGGGCAGGGGTGCTTGCTGGCGCGGCGGCTGGTCGAGCGTGGGGTTCCGTTTGTCGAAGTCACACTCGATCAAACAGCCGGGTCCACTTGGGATTCGCACCTTGATAACTTCAACGTGGTCCGTTCGATGTGCGAGGTGCTTGATCCGGCTTGGTCGACACTGATCGACGATCTGCGTCAACGCAAGATGCTCGATTCCACCATGGTCGTGTGGATGGGTGAATTCGGGCGTACCCCTAGGATCAATCCCAATTCTGGGCGCGACCACTTCCCCGATGCTTGGAGCGTCGCGCTTGCCGGCGGCGCCATCGCCGGAGGTCAGTCCTACGGAAAGACGAGCAAGGATGGGATGGAAGTGATCGACAATCCTGTGCATGCGAACGATTTATTTGCCACAATGTTGCAAGGTTTGGGGATCGATTCGTGGGACAGCAACATGAATGGGGATCGCCCGATCCCGCTCGTTGATGAAGGCGGTACGCCAGTTGAGGAGTTGCTCGGATGA
- a CDS encoding DUF58 domain-containing protein, with product MIAKPSTRERKRSEGRRKPLPGERASGSDGRPRWLKPDELARLSSIELRARGVVEGFLQGLHRSPFIGYSVEFSSHRRYGPGDDLRHVNWKLFARQRKLYVKEFDAETNLNLYLFVDASRSMQCKIDGAMSKHDYAATLAAAFASLALKQRDAVGLGLFDDGVHRYMDPSAKPGRWEDCLALLAEPRESNTTALAKSLEQAAALAKHRGIVVILSDLVDGDIDGFTKGLQQLRHRGHEVIVFHLLDPFERHLAEGGRYRVLDLESSSELTTNMESVRNDYLNKINQWCERLDDACLLQGVDRIELTTDVPPTGALVEYLVQRSN from the coding sequence GTGATCGCAAAGCCTTCCACCCGTGAACGCAAAAGGTCCGAAGGCCGTCGTAAGCCTTTGCCGGGTGAGCGTGCTTCCGGATCTGACGGTCGCCCCCGGTGGCTTAAGCCGGATGAGCTTGCCCGACTGAGTTCGATCGAATTGCGCGCCCGCGGCGTCGTCGAAGGTTTTCTCCAAGGCCTGCACCGCAGTCCGTTTATCGGCTACAGCGTCGAGTTTTCTTCGCATCGTCGCTACGGTCCCGGTGATGATTTACGGCACGTCAACTGGAAGTTGTTCGCGCGGCAGCGAAAGCTGTATGTCAAAGAGTTTGACGCGGAAACAAATCTCAATTTGTACTTGTTCGTCGACGCGAGTCGTTCGATGCAGTGCAAAATCGACGGGGCGATGTCGAAACACGATTACGCGGCGACGTTGGCCGCGGCGTTCGCTTCGCTGGCACTTAAACAACGGGACGCCGTCGGGTTGGGCCTGTTCGATGACGGCGTCCACCGATACATGGACCCGTCGGCCAAACCGGGACGCTGGGAAGACTGTCTCGCACTGCTCGCCGAACCCCGTGAGTCGAACACGACCGCACTCGCGAAGTCGCTCGAACAAGCCGCGGCGTTGGCGAAGCATCGCGGGATCGTGGTCATCCTCAGTGACTTAGTCGACGGCGACATCGATGGATTCACCAAAGGCCTGCAACAACTGCGGCATCGTGGGCACGAGGTGATCGTATTTCATCTACTCGATCCATTCGAGCGGCACCTCGCCGAAGGTGGTCGGTACCGCGTGTTGGACCTGGAGAGTTCGTCTGAACTGACGACCAATATGGAAAGCGTTCGCAACGATTATCTGAACAAAATCAATCAATGGTGTGAGCGGCTCGACGATGCTTGCCTGTTGCAAGGTGTCGATCGAATTGAGTTGACGACGGATGTTCCGCCGACCGGAGCACTTGTGGAATACCTCGTGCAAAGATCGAACTGA
- a CDS encoding AAA family ATPase, whose amino-acid sequence MSTTTDPNGSSTESPSNNGQLLDQVDKLRQSRERLRAEVGKVIVGQQDVVDLLLLGLLCRGHVLLHGVPGLGKTLMARTLSSTLDLKFKRVQFTPDLMPSDITGTDVIEEQEGGGGHRLKFVPGPIFTNFLLADEVNRTPPKTQAALLQAMQEHEVSVGNTTYTLDPPFFVVATQNPIEMEGTYPLPEAQVDRFMFNIRVRYPTVEEEAAIIRGTTGTDSVEPTAVLTSDDLLQLQSIVRGVPVSDDVVMYAARLVAATRPSIGERGASRPGDQEPSQDIEMVRKYVTYGASPRAGQALVLAGKARAILEGRYHVDFADIAALAHPVLRHRLVLNFHGRADNVDSDDVIDALLREVKEEVA is encoded by the coding sequence ATGAGTACCACCACCGACCCGAACGGATCGTCCACCGAATCGCCGTCCAACAACGGCCAACTGCTAGACCAAGTGGACAAGTTAAGGCAATCACGCGAACGATTGCGAGCCGAGGTTGGCAAGGTCATCGTCGGCCAGCAAGATGTCGTCGACTTGCTGCTATTGGGTTTGCTTTGCCGTGGCCACGTATTGCTGCATGGCGTCCCTGGGCTTGGCAAGACGTTGATGGCACGAACGCTCTCGTCGACCCTCGACCTGAAATTTAAACGAGTCCAGTTCACGCCGGACCTGATGCCTTCGGACATCACCGGTACCGATGTGATCGAAGAACAGGAAGGCGGAGGCGGGCACCGGTTGAAATTTGTTCCCGGTCCGATCTTTACCAATTTTCTGTTGGCCGATGAAGTCAACCGAACGCCACCGAAGACACAAGCCGCCCTACTGCAAGCGATGCAGGAACATGAAGTCTCGGTGGGCAACACGACCTACACTCTCGATCCGCCCTTCTTTGTTGTCGCGACGCAAAACCCGATCGAAATGGAAGGCACCTACCCACTGCCGGAAGCACAAGTCGATCGGTTCATGTTCAATATCCGGGTTCGCTATCCCACCGTCGAAGAAGAAGCGGCGATCATTCGTGGAACGACCGGAACGGACTCGGTCGAGCCGACTGCGGTGCTCACATCGGATGACTTGTTGCAGCTACAGTCGATCGTTCGCGGCGTGCCGGTTTCTGATGATGTCGTGATGTATGCGGCCCGGTTGGTCGCCGCAACTCGGCCGTCGATCGGGGAACGCGGCGCGAGCCGCCCCGGAGATCAGGAGCCATCGCAAGACATCGAAATGGTTCGTAAGTATGTGACCTACGGTGCGAGTCCCCGGGCGGGGCAAGCGTTGGTCCTGGCCGGCAAAGCGCGGGCCATTTTGGAAGGTCGCTATCACGTGGACTTTGCCGACATCGCGGCGCTCGCCCATCCGGTGTTGCGACACCGACTGGTGCTGAACTTTCATGGGCGAGCGGATAATGTCGATTCCGACGATGTGATCGATGCGCTGCTGCGTGAAGTGAAGGAGGAGGTCGCGTGA